The proteins below are encoded in one region of Ricinus communis isolate WT05 ecotype wild-type chromosome 6, ASM1957865v1, whole genome shotgun sequence:
- the LOC8267798 gene encoding protein TRANSPARENT TESTA GLABRA 1, with the protein MENSTQESHLKSENSITYDSPYPLYAMAFSSSPSSSSTHHHRIAVGSFIEDYSNRVDILSLNTETLSFKTHPSVSFDHPYPPTKLMFHPASSLRKSSSDLLASSGDYLRLWEIRGDVVEPLSVLNNSKSSEFCAPLTSFDWNEIEPKRIGTCSIDTTCTIWDIEKGCVETQLIAHDKEVYDMAWGEARVFASVSADGSVRIFDLRDKEHSTILYESPRPDTPLLRLAWNKQDLRYMATILMDSNKVVILDIRSPTTPVAELERHRASVNAIAWAPQSCRHICSAGDDAQALIWDLPTVAGPNGIDPMSMYSASSEINQLQWSAAQPDWIAIAFSNKMQFLKV; encoded by the coding sequence atggaaaactCGACCCAGGAATCCCATCTCAAATCCGAAAACTCCATAACCTATGACTCTCCTTACCCACTTTACGCCATGGCCTTCTCTTCCTCtccctcctcctcctccacccACCACCACCGCATCGCGGTGGGCAGTTTTATTGAAGACTACAGTAACAGAGTAGACATTCTCTCCTTAAATACAGAAACACTTTCTTTTAAAACCCACCCATCGGTTTCATTTGACCATCCGTACCCACCAACTAAGCTTATGTTCCATCCTGCTTCTTCGCTTCGCAAGTCATCCTCTGACTTGCTGGCTTCCTCTGGCGATTATCTTCGCCTCTGGGAAATCCGTGGTGATGTTGTTGAACCTTTATCTGTATTGAATAATAGTAAAAGTAGTGAATTTTGTGCTCCTTTAACTTCTTTTGATTGGAATGAGATTGAACCTAAGAGAATTGGTACTTGTAGTATTGATACTACTTGTACTATTTGGGATATTGAAAAGGGTTGTGTTGAAACTCAACTTATTGCTCATGATAAGGAGGTTTATGATATGGCTTGGGGTGAAGCTAGGGTCTTTGCTTCTGTTTCTGCTGATGGGTCTGTTAGAATCTTTGATTTGAGAGACAAGGAGCATTCTACTATTCTTTATGAAAGTCCTCGGCCTGATACGCCTTTGCTTAGGTTAGCTTGGAATAAGCAGGATTTGAGGTATATGGCTACTATATTAATGGATAGCAATAAAGTTGTGATCTTGGATATTAGGTCTCCTACTACGCCTGTTGCTGAGTTGGAGAGGCATAGAGCTAGTGTTAATGCTATTGCTTGGGCTCCTCAGAGTTGTAGACATATTTGTTCTGCTGGGGATGATGCTCAGGCTCTTATTTGGGATCTGCCTACTGTTGCCGGCCCTAATGGGATTGATCCCATGTCTATGTACTCTGCTTCTTCTGAGATTAACCAGCTTCAATGGTCTGCTGCTCAGCCTGATTGGATTGCTATTgcattttcaaataaaatgcaGTTTTTGAAAGTTTGA